A section of the Festucalex cinctus isolate MCC-2025b chromosome 7, RoL_Fcin_1.0, whole genome shotgun sequence genome encodes:
- the LOC144021878 gene encoding uncharacterized protein LOC144021878 isoform X4 — MARPLGGGANDATRFLTSGVVPSSPTANTPAFTAASQADWAAKRLVWVPSDKHGFESASIKEERGDEVVVELSDSQKLLTLSREDVQRMNPPRFSKVEDMADLTCLNEASVLHNLRERYYSGLIYTYSGLFCVVVNPYKNLPIYTESIVEMYRGKKRHEMPPHIYAISEAAYRSMLQDREDQSILCTGESGAGKTENTKKVIQYLAHVASSHKGATPRSKDALQGELERQLLQANPILEAFGNAKTTKNDNSSRFGKFIRINFDVAGYIVGANIETYLLEKSRATRQAKDERTFHIFYQMLHGASEATKSDLLLGTADEYRFLSGGSIAVPGQSDAENFTQTMDSMAIMGFNPDELMSMLKVISAVLQFGNITFTKDKNHDQASMPDNTAAQKLCHLLGINVLEFTRAILTPRIKVGREYVQKAQTKEQADFAVEALAKATYERLFRWLVHRVNRALDRRQRQGASFIGILDIAGFEIFLLNSFEQLCINYTNEKLQQLFNHTMFILEQEEYQREGIEWNFIDFGLDLQPCIDLIERPANPPGVLALLDEECWFPRATDQSFVEKLTSQQGSHPKFFKSKQPRGESDFSIIHYAGKVDYKANDWLVKNMDPLNDNVASLLHQSSDHFVSELWKEDIQTLPRVYFFDSYTTLQANGSDMDRIIGLDQVSSSSESSGPVTFGASGLKTKKGMFRTVGQLYKESLAKLMATLRNTNPNFLRCIIPNHEKRAGKLAPHLVLDQLRCNGVLEGIRICRQGFPNRIPFQEFRQRYEILTPNAIPRTFMDGKQASELMIKALELDPNLFRVGQSKVFFRAGVLAHLEEERDLKITDTIIRFQSAARGYLARKAFTKKQQQLSALRVMQRNCHAYLILKNWKWWRLFTKVKPLLQVTRQDEEIQVRESELLKAKERLARVEQDFTDLDKKHILLMEEKAVLADQLQAEAELFAEAEEMRSRLANRKQELEDVLTELESRLEEEEERGVQMTNEKKKMQQNIQDLEEQLEEEESARQRLLLEKVSLETKVKSQDNDLLSVAEQRDRLTKEKKQLEERLNELTEHLTEEEEKSKSLNKLKNKQEAIIADLEDRLKREEQGRLEQEKWKRKMETEAIEAQEQLSDMGLVSGELKGTLTQKEKEITAIQSRLEEEGARRSEAQRSMREAMSQVSELKEEVENERGMRERAEKQRRDLSEELEALRTELEDTLDTTAAQQELRSRREVELNDLQRCVEDETRRHEAQLSELRVKHSAAIDNLQEQLDNSKRARQSLDKAKMVLDEEKQSLSMELKGLQASRTESDRGRKRAESQLQELNMRLSQADQEKVEREEKVHKLQNEIDSLSSNLSSFDSKSLRLSKEVSSLESQLHDAQEFLQEETHQKLALAARTRALEEERNGLMERLEEEEEKSRELTRQIQTQTQQLTEMRKQSEEVNTAAESSEESRRKLQRELDGAVQREKQREEEKDRVERQRERLREEIEDMTLALQRERQNCTALEKRQKKFDQCLAEEKAVSTRLAEEKDRAEADSRDKETRYLALSRALQEAQDQRDELERSNKQLRMEMEQLVNQQDDVGKNVHELERTRRALETEASSLRSQTLDLEEELTEAENSRLRLEVTLQALKAQFEREISSNEEKGEEKRRALSKQVRELEMQLEEERSQRSQAVLTKKQLEAELQDSEAQVETSSRSKEEAVKHLRKLQSQLKEALRELDEAKITRDEVISQSKDNDKKIQTLEAEVLQLTEELAVSDRQRRQAQQERDEMADDMVNNSSGKTALFEEKRRLEMRISQLEEELEEEQTNAELLSERQRKMAMQVETMTVQLQGERTLAQKAEAAREQLDRHNKDMKMRLEELEGTVRGKHRLSVAALETKIESMEEQLEQERQERAIANKLVRKTEKKLKEVMMQAEDERRHADQYRDQLDKSMVRLRQLKRQLEEVEEENSRSNAQKRKLQRDLEELTENSQSRMREITTLRNQLSVPEWRPEQRAPLPLTMRGRRALVDDYSLENSDSEEPPASPTPSLGLPRTPTPSSEHNLDPNPPPYSVNNIHQ; from the exons CGGCGAGTCGGGCGCAGGCAAAACAGAAAACACGAAGAAAGTCATTCAGTATCTGGCTCATGTCGCATCCTCTCACAAGGGTGCGACTCCCAGGAGCAAAGATGCTTTACAG GGCGAGCTGGAGAGACAGCTGCTGCAAGCTAACCCCATACTGGAGGCCTTCGGTAACGCAAAAACCACCAAGAATGACAATTCTTCAAGATTT GGTAAATTCATCCGCATCAATTTTGATGTGGCGGGTTACATTGTTGGTGCCAACATTGAGACCT ACCTCCTGGAAAAGTCCCGGGCCACCCGTCAGGCCAAAGATGAGCGAACATTCCACATCTTTTACCAGATGTTACATGGAGCTTCAGAAGCAACTAAAT CTGACTTGCTCTTAGGAACTGCCGACGAGTACCGCTTTCTCAGCGGAGGTTCCATAGCTGTTCCTGGTCAGAGTGACGCCGAGAACTTCACCCAGACCATGGACTCAATGGCCATCATGGGCTTCAACCCGGACGAGCTGATGT CCATGCTGAAGGTGATCTCTGCCGTGCTCCAGTTCGGAAACATTACCTTCACAAAGGACAAGAACCACGATCAGGCGTCCATGCCTGACAACACGGCGGCTCAGAAActgtgccacctgctgggtaTCAACGTGCTGGAGTTCACCCGAGCCATCCTGACGCCGAGGATCAAAGTGGGTCGGGAGTACGTGCAGAAGGCCCAAACAAAAGAACAG GCTGACTTTGCCGTTGAGGCCCTGGCCAAGGCAACGTACGAGCGCCTGTTCAGGTGGTTGGTGCACAGAGTCAACAGAGCTCTGGACCGCAGGCAGAGACAGGGCGCCTCGTTCATCGGCATCCTGGATATCGCCGGATTCGAGATTTTCCTG CTGAACTCCTTTGAGCAGCTGTGCATCAACTACACCAACGAGAAGCTGCAGCAGCTCTTCAACCACACCATGTTCATCCTGGAGCAGGAGGAGTACCAGCGAGAAGGCATCGAGTGGAACTTTATCGACTTTGGCCTCGACTTGCAGCCGTGCATTGATCTCATCGAAAGACCG GCCAACCCGCCTGGTGTTCTGGCCCTGCTGGACGAAGAGTGCTGGTTCCCTCGAGCTACAGACCAGTCGTTTGTGGAAAAGCTGACCAGTCAGCAAGGCAGCCATCCCAAATTCTTCAAATCCAAGCAACCGCGCGGCGAGTCCGACTTTTCTATCATCCACTACGCTGGCAAG GTTGACTACAAGGCTAATGACTGGTTGGTAAAGAACATGGACCCCCTGAACGACAACGTGGCATCTCTCCTCCACCAGTCGTCTGACCATTTTGTCTCCGAGTTGTGGAAGGAGG ATATTCAAACTCTACCTCGTGTCTACTTCTTTGACTCCTATACCACACTGCAGGCAAATGGCTCCGACA TGGACCGCATCATAGGCCTGGATCAGGTGTCGTCATCAAGTGAGAGCAGCGGGCCGGTCACCTTCGGCGCATCGGGTCTGAAGACCAAGAAGGGAATGTTCAGGACCGTGGGCCAGTTGTATAAAGAGTCCCTCGCCAAGCTGATGGCCACACTGAGGAATACCAACCCCAACTTCCTGCGCTGCATCATCCCCAACCATGAGAAGAGG GCCGGCAAGCTGGCACCACACTTAGTTTTGGACCAGCTAAGGTGCAACGGGGTCCTGGAGGGGATCCGTATCTGCCGGCAAGGCTTCCCTAACCGCATCCCGTTCCAGGAGTTCAGACAGAG ATACGAGATTCTGACTCCTAATGCTATTCCTCGCACCTTCATGGATGGAAAACAGGCGTCCGAACTTATG ATCAAGGCTTTGGAGCTGGATCCCAACCTGTTCCGCGTTGGCCAAAGCAAAGTGTTCTTCAGAGCCGGCGTGCTGGCTCACCTGGAGGAGGAACGAGACTTAAAAATCACAGACACCATCATACGCTTCCAAAGTGCAGCCAGAGGCTACCTTGCACGCAA AGCCTTCACGAAGAAACAGCAGCAGCTGAGCGCACTGAGAGTGATGCAGAGGAACTGTCATGCTTACCTCATACTCAAGAACTGGAAGTGGTGGCGGCTTTTCACAAAG GTGAAGCCGCTGCTGCAGGTGACCCGGCAGGATGAGGAAATCCAGGTGAGAGAATCGGAGCTGCTCAAGGCCAAGGAAAGACTTGCCCGAGTGGAGCAGGACTTCACCGACCTGGACAAGAAACACATTCTG CTGATGGAGGAGAAAGCGGTGCTGGCCGACCAGCTGCAGGCCGAGGCTGAGCTGTTTGCGGAAGCCGAGGAGATGCGGTCCAGGCTGGCCAATCGCAAGCAGGAGCTGGAGGACGTGCTCACCGAGCTTGAGAGCCgtttggaggaggaggaggagaggggcGTGCAGATGACAAACGAAAAGAAGAAAATGCAGCAGAACATTCAG GACCTGGAGGAACAACTTGAGGAAGAGGAAAGTGCCAGACAGCGCCTCTTGCTGGAGAAGGTCTCCCTGGAGACCAAAGTCAAAAGTCAGGATAATGACCTTCTGAGTGTAGCGGAGCAGAGAGATCGCCTCACCAAG GAGAAGAAGCAGCTGGAGGAGCGCCTGAACGAGTTGACCGAACACCtcacagaggaggaggagaagagcaAAAGTCTGAACAAACTCAAGAACAAACAAGAGGCCATCATTGCCGACCTAGAAG ATCGTCTCAAGCGTGAAGAGCAGGGTCGCTTGGAGCAGGAAAAGTGGAAGCGCAAGATGGAGACGGAGGCAATAGAAGCTCAAGAGCAGCTATCCGACATGGGCCTCGTCTCTGGCGAGCTGAAGGGCACCCTGACCCAGAAGGAAAAAGAAATAACCGCCATTCAGAGCCG GTTGGAGGAGGAAGGCGCGCGGCGCTCAGAAGCGCAGAGGTCAATGAGGGAAGCCATGTCCCAGGTGTCCGAGCTGAAGGAGGAAGTGGAGAACGAGCGAGGGATGAGAGAGCGGGCTGAGAAACAGAGGCGAGACCTCAGCGAGGAGCTGGAGGCTTTGAGGACCGAGCTGGAGGACACCCTCGACACCACCGCCGCCCAGCAGGAGCTCAG GTCCCGTCGGGAGGTGGAGTTAAACGACCTCCAGCGTTGCGTGGAAGATGAGACGCGCCGCCACGAGGCCCAACTGTCGGAGCTCAGAGTCAAGCACAGCGCCGCCATAGACAATCTTCAGGAGCAGCTGGACAACAGCAAGAGG GCGCGTCAGTCGTTGGACAAGGCCAAGATGGTGCTGGACGAAGAGAAGCAGAGTTTGAGTATGGAGCTGAAGGGCCTCCAGGCGAGCCGCACGGAGAGCGACCGAGGACGCAAGCGGGCTGAAAGTCAGCTGCAGGAGCTCAACATGCGCCTCTCTCAGGCCGACCAAGAGAAGGTGGAAAGAGAGGAGAAAGTGCACAAGCTGCAG AATGAAATTGACTCTCTGTCCAGCAATTTGTCGTCCTTTGACAGCAAATCCCTACGTCTGTCTAAAGAAGTCAGCAGTCTGGAGAGCCAGCTTCATGACGCACAg GAATTCTTGCAGGAGGAGACGCACCAGAAGTTGGCTCTGGCTGCTAGAACACGAGCgctggaggaggagaggaaCGGCCTAATGGAGAGactggaggaggaagaggaaaaatCCAGGGAGCTGACCCGGCAGATTCAGACTCAAACTCAGCAG CTGACCGAGATGCGCAAACAGTCGGAGGAGGTGAACACGGCGGCGGAGAGCAGCGAGGAGTCCCGCAGGAAGCTGCAGAGAGAGCTGGACGGCGCCGTCCAGAGGGAGAAGCAGCGAGAGGAGGAGAAGGATCGTGTGGAGAGGCAGCGGGAGCGTCTCAGGGAGGAGATCGAGGACATGACTCTTGCCCTGCAGCGGGAGAGGCAGAACTGCACAGCTCTCGAGAAGCGGCAGAAGAAGTTTGACCAG TGTCTGGCCGAGGAGAAGGCGGTGAGCACTCGTCTGGCTGAGGAGAAGGACCGAGCAGAAGCTGACAGTCGAGACAAGGAGACGCGTTATCTTGCCTTGTCCAGAGCGCTTCAG gaagcccaagaccagCGGGACGAGCTGGAGAGATCCAACAAGCAGCTTCGCATGGAAATGGAACAGCTCGTCAACCAGCAGGATGATGTGGGAAAGAAC GTGCACGAGCTAGAGAGGACCCGCAGGGCTCTGGAGACAGAAGCCAGCAGCCTCCGTAGTCAGACGCTGGATCTGGAGGAGGAGCTGACGGAGGCGGAGAACTCCAGGCTGAGGCTGGAGGTCACCCTGCAGGCGCTCAAGGCTCAGTTCGAGAGGGAGATCAGCAGCAACGAGGAGAAAGGCGAGGAGAAGAGGAGGGCCCTCAGCAAGCAG GTGCGGGAGCTAGAGATGCAGCTGGAGGAGGAACGCAGTCAGCGCTCCCAGGCCGTGCTAACCAAGAAACAGCTGGAAGCGGAGCTGCAGGACTCCGAGGCTCAGGTGGAAACGTCCAGCCGCAGCAAGGAGGAGGCCGTCAAGCATCTGCGGAAGCTGCAG AGTCAACTCAAGGAGGCGCTCCGAGAGCTGGATGAGGCCAAGATTACGCGAGACGAAGTCATATCGCAGTCCAAAGACAACGATAAGAAAATCCAAACCCTGGAGGCCGAagtcctgcagctcactgag GAGCTAGCCGTGTCCGACCGGCAGAGGAGACAGGCTCAGCAGGAGCGAGACGAAATGGCCGACGACATGGTCAACAACAGCTCCGGAAA GACAGCGCTATTTGAAGAGAAGCGCCGGTTAGAGATGCGAATCAGCCAGCTGGAGgaggagctggaggaggagcAGACCAATGCTGAGCTTCTGTCCGAGAGACAAAGAAAGATGGCGATGCAG GTGGAGACGATGACCGTGCAGCTGCAGGGCGAGAGGACCCTGGCCCAGAAGGCGGAGGCGGCGCGGGAGCAGCTGGATCGCCATAACAAGGACATGAAGATGCGGCTGGAGGAGCTGGAGGGAACCGTCAGGGGGAAACACCGGCTCAGTGTCGCCGCCCTGGAGACGAAGATCGAATCGATGGAGGAGCAACTGGAACAAGAGAGACA AGAGCGGGCCATTGCCAACAAGCTGGTGAGGAAGACAGAGAAGAAACTGAAGGAGGTTATGATGCAGGCTGAAGACGAGAGGAGGCATGCCGATCAGTACAGAGACCAG CTGGACAAGTCCATGGTGCGCCTCAGGCAGCTGAAGCGTCAGCTGGAAGAAGTGGAGGAGGAGAACTCGCGTTCCAACGCGCAGAAGAGGAAGCTGCAGCGAGACCTGGAGGAGCTGACGGAAAACAGCCAAAGCAGGATGCGCGAGATCACCACCCTGCGCAACCAGCTCAG CGTCCCTGAATGGAGACCAGAGCA ACGTGCTCCGTTGCCGCTGACGATGCGCGGACGGCGAGCTCTGGTGGACGACTACTCGTTGGAAAACTCGGATTCCGAGGAGCCGCCCGCCTCCCCCACACCTTCTCTGGGACTGCCCCGAACCCCCACCCCGTCCTCGGAGCACAACCTGGACCCCAACCCGCCCCCCTACAGTGTCAACAACATACACCAATGA